The genome window CCCTGGGCCTGGGCCTGGCCTTCGTCTGGTTCGTGGGCCGGGGCATCATCCAGGCCCTGCAGCTCATCGGCCGCTCCACGGGCCGCATCGCCCGGGGCGACTTCAGCCCCCTGCCCGTGCCCGCCACCCGGGACGAGACCCGCAACGTGGCCGAGGCCTTCAACCGCATGATCGTGGAGCTGGAGAAACGCCAGAACCAGCTCGTGCAGGAGAAGAAGCTGGCCTCCCTGGGCGTGCTCACATCGGGGATCGCCCACCAGTTGAACAACCCCCTGAACAACATCTCCACCTCCTGCCAGATCCTGCGCGAGGAGGGCGTCATCCGCGAGGACGAGTTCACCCGGGAGCTGCTGGACAACATCTACCACGAGGTCCTGCGCTCGCGCGACATCGTCAAGGGCCTGCTGGAGTTCTCACGGGTCACGGACTTCTCGCTCAAGCCGGTGTCCCTGGACGCCGTGGTGGAGCGCTCCATGCGCCTGGTGGCCAGCCAACTGCCCTCCGGGCTGGAGATCAGCCGCGACATCCCCCCCGAACTCATGGCGCCCATGGACGCCCAGCGCATGCAGGAGGTCTTCCTGAACCTGTTCATCAACGCCACGCAGGCCATCCCCGACCTGCCCGGCCGGATCACGGTCCAGGCCGAGGCCGACGCGGCCGCCAACCAGGCCGTGATCCGCGTGACCGACACGGGCACGGGCATCGCGCCCGAGAACCTGGGCCGCATCTTCGACCCCTTCTACACCCTCAAGGAGGTGGGCAAGGGCACGGGCCTGGGCCTGTCCATCGTCTTCGGGATCATCAAGAAGCACGGCGGAACCATCGTGGCCGAGAACCGCCAGGACGGCCGGCGGGGCGCGGTCTTCACCATCCGGCTGCCGCTGGAGCGGCCCGAGCGGGAGGAGGCCCGATGAGCGACATTCCCGCCCTGGTCCTGGTGGTGGACGACGAGCCCATAGCCCGCAAGAACCTGGCCCACGTGCTCGGCCGCATGGGCTGCCAGGTGAGCCAGGCCGCCGACGGCCGCCAGGCCCTGGCCGAGTTGGAGAAGAACGAATTCGACCTGGTGCTCACGGACCTCATGATGGAGGGGGTGGACGGCCTGGCCGTGCTCCAGCGGACCAAGGAGCTCTGGCCGGACACCGAGGTCCTGATGATCACCGGCTATCCCACCGTGGAGACGGCCGTGGAGGCCATGCGCCAGGGGGCCTATCACTACCTGGCCAAGCCCTACCAGCTGGAAGAGGCCCGCCTGCTGTCCCAGAAGGCCCTGGAGAAGCGCCGCCTGCGCCTGGAGGTCCGGGAGCTGCGCGAACGCATGCGCGAACGCTCCGAGCCCCTGCCGATCATCGGCGACTCCCCGCCCGTGCGGCGGCTCAAGCAGACCATCGCCCAGGTGGCGCCCACGGACTCCACCGTGCTCATCCTGGGCGAGACCGGCACGGGCAAGGAGCTGGTGGCCCGCACCCTGCACCTCCTGAGCCGCCGCGCCGAGGCCCGCTTCCTGGCCATCAACTGCGGAGCCTTCAACGAGGACCTCCTGGAGAACGAGCTCTTCGGCCACGAGGCCGGGGCCTTCTCG of Desulfovibrio aminophilus contains these proteins:
- a CDS encoding ATP-binding protein, translating into MSLPRGRFALTIRQKVLLGIIVGLLTLGLLGALSYHHLAQIDEALRLAEVVDDLANDILEVRRYEKNYLLYAQEEDRRESLRYADLGLERIRRIASAEAETPLPGVMGFANLRALLVRYKEGVLRLAATGEDKVHAEAARNDLRELGKTLVETSQRFVATQRAKILDIVNSLKRQLLLSIFAALGLGLAFVWFVGRGIIQALQLIGRSTGRIARGDFSPLPVPATRDETRNVAEAFNRMIVELEKRQNQLVQEKKLASLGVLTSGIAHQLNNPLNNISTSCQILREEGVIREDEFTRELLDNIYHEVLRSRDIVKGLLEFSRVTDFSLKPVSLDAVVERSMRLVASQLPSGLEISRDIPPELMAPMDAQRMQEVFLNLFINATQAIPDLPGRITVQAEADAAANQAVIRVTDTGTGIAPENLGRIFDPFYTLKEVGKGTGLGLSIVFGIIKKHGGTIVAENRQDGRRGAVFTIRLPLERPEREEAR